CAGGGAGAAGAGAATTCCATCGCCTTTGCGACTGATTTTTCGGTCAAGGCTCTTTCCAAGGGGGCCCCCGTCGTCGTTCGCTATGTGTACAGTCCAGGTGAAAAAAAACTTTATTATGCTGAAATTCCGCTGGATCCCTATCATCCCGAGCCCATCGAAGCATTCCTTAACATGGAACCTTCAGGAGGAGGCAAGCAATGGCCCGTCTTTTATTCCGTTGAAATGACGCATTTCGAACTCAAGTATGAAAAAGCCGAAGAGCAGGACGCGAACTCTCGTCCAGCCAATAGCAACATCCCCGATATCATCGAAATTACGTGGATGGGGGAAAAAGATTCCGTCTCTTTCATATCCCGTGTCAGACCCAACTCTTTTTTCCCGAAGACAACCCGTCAGGACGGATTGGAAGATTCTTCATCTTTTGAATGAAAAACATCACGATGTTCATGATGAGACACAATGAAAAAATGATAGACGGTACAAGAAAAACGCCTGAGAGACGCATGGACCGAAAGCGGGAAAAAGGGGTCGTGCTCATTTCCGTTTTGTGGATCTGCGCCCTCATCATGTGGTTCGCCCTCCAGATCGGAGTCGAAACCAGGCTCCAGGGCGACGAGGAAGTCCATATGTTGCGCAGGTCCCAGGCGTTCTATCTCGCAGTGGGGGGGTGCTATGAAGCCTTGGCGCATATGGGTTCGGCTCTCTCTCTAGGCTTCGACGCCCCGCCGGAATCGAACTGGCAGCCCAATGGACAGCCTCATGTCATTGACTATCAAACGGGGCAGGCCCTCGTCATTGTCGAATCGGAAAATCTAAAGGTCAATGTGAATAAGGCCAGCCAAGAACAGCTCAAAACCGTTCTTGAAAAGGCCGGCATGCAAGAAGATGCCGCCAATGAAATGGCCGATCGCATCCGGGATTTTATAGACCAAGATGATATCCCCGGTTTAAAAGGTGCAGAAAAAGACCGCTACGAAGATATGGGGCTGCCTTATCAACCCTTCAACGGACCGTTGACCAGCCTCGACCAGATGCTCCTCATACCGGGAATCACACAGCAGCTTTTCTATGGATATGGGATCAAGGGTGACCTTCCGGCCCAGGAGAACGAAGCCGGCATCTATATCCCCCCCTTGTTGCCAAGACCTGATTCTCTGTTTCAGATGCTGACAATTTATGGTAAAAATATTGCTTTACAGGACAACCCCGATACCCAGGAATTTATCAAGGAGCATACCACTTGGGAGAATGGAGGAATTTATCGTATTCTTTCCACCGGAATGACCTCCGGAGGCACTCCCGCAGTCGTCATATGGCTCACCGTTCGTTTTGCTCCAGAAACTGAAGAGGGGTATGAAGTACTATATCGCAAGATCCTCTAGCCTAGAGAATTTTTGAAAGGGAAAAAAACGGGATGCTGAAGGGTTCTATCAAGCATCGAACCAGGGAGCTCGTGGCCGTCTATGTCGAGCCCCGGCGCGTAGAGGTTCTCAGAGCGCATCGACAATGGCGGTCCTGGTTGATCGATTCCACAGAAACGTTCACGGTACCCCAGGATGAGAACTTGTATGAATATTTACAACGTCTCAACTTGCGCCCTAAAGCCAGAAAGGGAGCAGCTCTCCTTCTCTTTTTGCCTCACACCTATTACAATTTCCACCGGGAACACTATCCTTCGACCCTTAAAGATCAGCTGGAAGATGCTCTCAATTTTGACTGGCAGGAAAACATCTTCTACGAACTGGATCGAACAATTCATTTCGCTGCGCCGTCCATACCCGTAGACCACCTGCTCTCCGTTCCCATTTTCTCTCTGCAGAGAGACTTGTACGAAAAGTTCAGCCAGGCGATAGGAGGCGAAGCTTTCGAGAATTTCGCCGTTATGCCCAGCGCCCTTGTTTATGGCTCGATCCTGCCTCCTGCTCCCGAAAATGAAGAAGCTTTGCCTCTTAGGATCGTAGGCCGAATCCTTGATCCTCATCACATGGAAATACATCGATTCTACGAGGGCATCTTTCTGGATTCCGCTGTCATCGCCAGACAGATGTATAACCTCAGGCTTTTCCGGGAGAACCTGCAGTGCATCGAGGCCGGGACCGATAACGCCAACATCCCCATTCAGATCATTTGCGCCGAGGGAGAAAATGACGAAGCCTGTAAGCTGGAATGGGAACGTGAAAATCTGAACATCGAGGTGCATTCATTACAGCATCCTTTCGTGGTGAATTGGGTGAAACATTTGCTCACACAGGACGTGGTGAAGACTTTTGATACCCAATTGCTCCTGAAACCCTGGGAAGTCCCTAAAGTCGCCTGGCCCGTTCTTGCCCTGGTTGCCCTGTTTTCCATCTACGCCGCTTTCCAGGTGTATGCCTACAACAAGCTGCAGCAAGATTCTCTGCGACTCAAACGTCAGATACTGCAGTTGGAAGCGCAATGGAAACCTATCGAGGAACTTCAGACACGCGTCTCAAAGTTCGAGGAAGATCAGAAGACTCTCTCCGAGTTCAACGCCGAAGGTTATCCTCTTTTTGAACTCCTCACCCTTCTCTCGAACGCAACCCCCGATGACACGTGGCTGAATTATTTTTCCTTGCGCAAAGGGCAGATGATGCTGCGTGGAGAGAGCAAATCAGCGATCAAGTATCTTTCAGATCTTTCTAAAATTGAAGGATTTCAAGATGTTAGATTTGCATCCCCTGTAACTCGCAACCCTGCATCCGATGAAGAGCGCTTCAATCTCAACCTCCAGGTGGACCTCGAGAAACTCAGAAAAACGATTGCCGACCTGCAGATAGAGATGGAGGAAGACAAGGCCCTGGAAGAGGGCCCAGCCGATGCAGCGCTGGCAGGCCCTATGGAAGCAGACGAAGCGCCGGGGCAAGAAGTTCCCCTCGACAGCGAGGAAGCCCCTGCAGTTCCGAAAGGTAACTGACATCATGGAATACCGTTTCCCTACCTCAGCAGAATTGAAGAAAAACCGCCTCTCCATAGGCATCGTTGCCGCTACACTGCTGTTCCTTTTGGTGGTTTACTTTCTATGGCTCGATCCCATGGATTCGGAGAAGGCGGACCTCAAAACAAAAGTCAAACAGCAAACCGAGCTTGTCAAAAAATATCAGGAGAAGCTGAATCAGGCGCAAAGCATTAAAGATAATCTGGTAAAAAAAGAAAGTGAGCTCAAGGAGATGCAAAAACGCCTCTATAGGGGCAACGATCCGTATCAACTGGCGGCATCTCTCGGAAACATGCTTTCATCCCACGGGGACTCCAGCAAAAAGCTCGACATAAAAACGTACCAAGTTCTGGCAAGCAAAGAATACGGCCTCTACCAGGAAGTCCATTTGAGGTTCAATTTCATGACCTCCATCGAAGGCCTTCAGTATTTTCTCGAACGCGTCCGAAACTTTGAGACAGCAATGCTTGTTCAAGAAATAAACATCCAGAGGATCCAGCGGAAATCGGGTCCTGATCTTGTGATCAATGTCATTCTTTCGGCTTTGATGGAAAAGAAAGAGAAATCTTGAAATTATGGAATGGGTCCTGCGATTGCGCTCATGTGTCATTAGAGATCATCAAACCATCAAGGTTAAGCAAAGCATAGAAACCAGGAGGGGCTATTTTATGAAGATGCGCCAGACTATTTTATTCATTTTGCTGGCTTTTTTGATTCAAGCCTGTGCCGGCGCCACAAAGATGCCGGCTGACCGATCCAGCAGTTACAAGCCTCCCCTTGCTCCCCCCCCTGTTTCTGAGACGACAGAAATCGGAAGTCAAAAGGAGGATACCAAGGAAGCCGCCAAACGCCCTCCAATGCCCAGTTTGAAGGGTACCATCGAATCCGGGCTCCTCGGATTTTCTCCCCCATCGAAGGGCAAGGAAATCACTTTCCCCGACAAGGACAGACAAAAGATCAGCTTTCTCTTCGAAAAGGTCGAGGTGGCTGAAGTCACCAGCCAGATCTTTGGAGACTACCTCAAGCTGAACTATGTTTTGGACCCTACCCTTCAAGGACGCATCAGTTTCTATCTGGAAGGCGAATATTCCAAAGACGACCTTTTTCAGATGATCACCAGAGCTTACGCAGCCAACAACATTTCCGTTGTCCCTCGAAACGGGGTTTATTATATCCAACCGATCCAAAGAAGTTCGAGCAGCGGTCTGCCCATTGCCAGCGAATTCACCCTGAAGGCGGGGGCCGACGGAGCACAGCCGGTCATTGTCATTTACAGACTGCTCTATATGGATGTCAAACAGGCCATCAATACCATTAAGTTTTTCCTCACCCCAGGCCGCCCCATCACTTCGGACAGTTTGACCAACAGCGTTATCTTCGTTGAAGATTCCGACAACGCGCGAAGCATCGTTGAAATCATCAAGGCCCTGGATATCAATGTGCTTCGGGAAGTGAGCATGGAAATCGTTCCACTCCAGTCCATCGACCCCCAGGAGGCCGTCCAGGGCATGGAAACCTTGATGGGCAAGCTCAATCTCTTCAAAGAGAGCTCCATCAAGAATAACCTGGCATTCATCCCCTTGCAGAGTTTCGGAGGTGTTCTCGTACTGGCTCAGAGTGAAGAGCTTCTCAAGACCGCAAAATACTGGCTGACCGCTCTGGATGTGCATACCCAGGAAAGCGGTGAGCAGATCTTTGTATACTTCGTCAAAAATGGTCTTGCCGTAGATCTGGCCAATATTTTGACCCAAGCTTATGGATTGCAGGCACCGGCAGGAACAGGGAGAGGACTCGAGCAGCAGATCGTACGATCAGGTGGAGCGTTCGGTTCAGCATCTACTAGACGACCTTTCGGCAGTTCATCCACCAGTGGAACAGGTTTTGGCAGCAGCTCATCGGGTTCTTCATTTTCGAGGAGCACCGGTTCATCGACATTGTCCTCTTCAGGAAGTTCTTTTGGCGGCTCCACCTCTTCATCAGCCTTCGGCAACCAACAATCCTCCTCTCAGCGGTCTTCAACCGGAAGCGGGGGCACCATTAGAAATACAGGAGCGCGGACATTTGTCTCTCAAGGTCAATCCCTGAGCACAGCTCTCACTGGAGAGGTGACGATCATTCCCGACGAGGTCAACAACGCCATTGTGGTCCGAGGGAATGCAGCCGATTACGCCAAGATCAAAAAGACGATAGAGACTCTGGACATTATGCCCAGGGCCGTTTTGATCGAGGTCATGATAGCGGAAATCACACTGGACAAGGGCCTCGAGTACGGCGTGGAATGGTTTTTCAGAGACATCGGCATGGATATTGC
This region of Desulforhabdus amnigena genomic DNA includes:
- a CDS encoding GspMb/PilO family protein is translated as MEYRFPTSAELKKNRLSIGIVAATLLFLLVVYFLWLDPMDSEKADLKTKVKQQTELVKKYQEKLNQAQSIKDNLVKKESELKEMQKRLYRGNDPYQLAASLGNMLSSHGDSSKKLDIKTYQVLASKEYGLYQEVHLRFNFMTSIEGLQYFLERVRNFETAMLVQEINIQRIQRKSGPDLVINVILSALMEKKEKS
- a CDS encoding type II secretion system minor pseudopilin encodes the protein MIDGTRKTPERRMDRKREKGVVLISVLWICALIMWFALQIGVETRLQGDEEVHMLRRSQAFYLAVGGCYEALAHMGSALSLGFDAPPESNWQPNGQPHVIDYQTGQALVIVESENLKVNVNKASQEQLKTVLEKAGMQEDAANEMADRIRDFIDQDDIPGLKGAEKDRYEDMGLPYQPFNGPLTSLDQMLLIPGITQQLFYGYGIKGDLPAQENEAGIYIPPLLPRPDSLFQMLTIYGKNIALQDNPDTQEFIKEHTTWENGGIYRILSTGMTSGGTPAVVIWLTVRFAPETEEGYEVLYRKIL
- a CDS encoding PulJ/GspJ family protein: MIVTKEKRSSFDNNYTSGSRCRQEERGKETGFTLLELVLATLIASLVIGILSVALTFSLRVWEREQNRETSEAPSMVELLKWQLACIDLVDIRSEGESHPLFQGEENSIAFATDFSVKALSKGAPVVVRYVYSPGEKKLYYAEIPLDPYHPEPIEAFLNMEPSGGGKQWPVFYSVEMTHFELKYEKAEEQDANSRPANSNIPDIIEITWMGEKDSVSFISRVRPNSFFPKTTRQDGLEDSSSFE
- a CDS encoding PilN domain-containing protein, which produces MLKGSIKHRTRELVAVYVEPRRVEVLRAHRQWRSWLIDSTETFTVPQDENLYEYLQRLNLRPKARKGAALLLFLPHTYYNFHREHYPSTLKDQLEDALNFDWQENIFYELDRTIHFAAPSIPVDHLLSVPIFSLQRDLYEKFSQAIGGEAFENFAVMPSALVYGSILPPAPENEEALPLRIVGRILDPHHMEIHRFYEGIFLDSAVIARQMYNLRLFRENLQCIEAGTDNANIPIQIICAEGENDEACKLEWERENLNIEVHSLQHPFVVNWVKHLLTQDVVKTFDTQLLLKPWEVPKVAWPVLALVALFSIYAAFQVYAYNKLQQDSLRLKRQILQLEAQWKPIEELQTRVSKFEEDQKTLSEFNAEGYPLFELLTLLSNATPDDTWLNYFSLRKGQMMLRGESKSAIKYLSDLSKIEGFQDVRFASPVTRNPASDEERFNLNLQVDLEKLRKTIADLQIEMEEDKALEEGPADAALAGPMEADEAPGQEVPLDSEEAPAVPKGN
- the gspD gene encoding type II secretion system secretin GspD; the protein is MKMRQTILFILLAFLIQACAGATKMPADRSSSYKPPLAPPPVSETTEIGSQKEDTKEAAKRPPMPSLKGTIESGLLGFSPPSKGKEITFPDKDRQKISFLFEKVEVAEVTSQIFGDYLKLNYVLDPTLQGRISFYLEGEYSKDDLFQMITRAYAANNISVVPRNGVYYIQPIQRSSSSGLPIASEFTLKAGADGAQPVIVIYRLLYMDVKQAINTIKFFLTPGRPITSDSLTNSVIFVEDSDNARSIVEIIKALDINVLREVSMEIVPLQSIDPQEAVQGMETLMGKLNLFKESSIKNNLAFIPLQSFGGVLVLAQSEELLKTAKYWLTALDVHTQESGEQIFVYFVKNGLAVDLANILTQAYGLQAPAGTGRGLEQQIVRSGGAFGSASTRRPFGSSSTSGTGFGSSSSGSSFSRSTGSSTLSSSGSSFGGSTSSSAFGNQQSSSQRSSTGSGGTIRNTGARTFVSQGQSLSTALTGEVTIIPDEVNNAIVVRGNAADYAKIKKTIETLDIMPRAVLIEVMIAEITLDKGLEYGVEWFFRDIGMDIAGKSGQFTAAHGLADASTLASAASGGLTLFWGSIDEKIAALINLLAKKTDVNVLSSPTLLATDNQEASIQVGGREPVPTGSYSTGVSTTTDTTAFTTIEYEETGVILNVTPHINAGGLVRLEVEQTVRRVDDTSVIVGANNTAPRFTERNIKTTILSQNGSTVVIGGIIEQADNITQSGIPFLQDVPIISPLFSNKSKTRKRTELIIAITPHVVDHRELGGANREFLEQLKRLRKQIEG